A region from the Methylocella sp. genome encodes:
- the hspQ gene encoding heat shock protein HspQ, with the protein MKPLIAKFGIGQVVKHRKYLFRGVIYDVDPVFSNTEEWWQSIPEEVRPRKDQPFYHLFAENAETEYVAYVSEQNLLPDTSGDPVRHPQVEEMFVRAQGGGYQIKPARQN; encoded by the coding sequence ATGAAACCCCTTATAGCGAAGTTCGGCATAGGCCAGGTCGTCAAGCACCGGAAATATCTGTTCCGGGGAGTTATTTACGACGTCGATCCGGTGTTTTCGAACACGGAGGAGTGGTGGCAATCGATCCCCGAAGAGGTTCGCCCCCGCAAGGATCAGCCGTTTTATCATCTCTTCGCTGAAAACGCCGAAACTGAATATGTCGCCTATGTTTCGGAGCAAAATCTTCTGCCCGACACATCCGGCGATCCGGTCCGCCATCCCCAGGTCGAAGAAATGTTCGTTCGCGCTCAGGGCGGCGGCTATCAGATCAAGCCCGCCCGGCAGAACTAA
- a CDS encoding SurA N-terminal domain-containing protein, whose product MRNNLDARGIGGVAGVWFKACLVIVAATVALIFGGGQGHAQAIVASINGDPITDIDIDQRMKLLRVLRKPATRDAAIESLFTDHLENRETWKFGVVPRDEDITQQIIKTADEMKIQPQALVAAIQGAGVTSDHFKAHFRAEFAFDLLVQALNKGVEASEEQVRAEIAKQGGKAAAGTEYTVRQVIFTLPSAATPAAMMERGREAEQLRGKFTSCDTGLPLARAINDVTVREPLTRTSLEINEGLRQLLDKTPVGHLTAPQRSSSGLEMIALCNKGPAKDDTAARTVISQKLLASHIAEDRQRRLKELRDRAVVVKTGS is encoded by the coding sequence ATGCGGAACAATCTTGATGCGCGCGGCATCGGCGGCGTTGCTGGAGTCTGGTTCAAAGCATGCCTTGTCATTGTCGCGGCGACCGTCGCGTTGATCTTCGGCGGCGGCCAAGGCCATGCTCAGGCGATCGTCGCCAGCATCAATGGCGATCCGATCACGGATATCGACATCGACCAGCGGATGAAATTGCTCCGCGTTTTGCGCAAACCCGCAACGCGCGACGCGGCGATCGAAAGTCTGTTTACGGATCATCTCGAAAACCGCGAAACTTGGAAATTTGGCGTCGTCCCAAGAGACGAGGATATTACGCAGCAAATCATCAAGACTGCGGATGAAATGAAAATCCAGCCGCAAGCGCTGGTCGCCGCAATCCAAGGCGCTGGAGTGACGTCGGATCATTTCAAGGCGCATTTCCGCGCCGAGTTCGCCTTCGATCTTTTGGTGCAGGCCCTGAACAAAGGCGTTGAAGCGAGCGAAGAACAGGTCCGCGCGGAGATCGCCAAGCAGGGCGGCAAGGCCGCCGCCGGGACCGAATACACGGTGCGCCAGGTAATTTTCACATTGCCTAGCGCCGCAACGCCCGCCGCTATGATGGAGCGCGGGCGCGAAGCCGAGCAATTGCGCGGAAAGTTCACGAGTTGCGACACCGGCCTCCCCCTCGCCCGCGCCATCAATGACGTGACGGTGCGCGAACCTTTGACCAGGACCTCGCTCGAAATCAACGAAGGGCTTCGGCAACTGCTCGATAAAACGCCGGTCGGCCATCTGACGGCCCCGCAACGCTCGTCTTCGGGCCTCGAAATGATCGCCCTTTGCAATAAAGGCCCGGCCAAGGACGATACCGCCGCGCGCACCGTGATTTCGCAAAAGCTGCTCGCGTCTCATATTGCCGAAGACAGGCAACGCCGCCTCAAGGAACTCCGCGACCGGGCGGTGGTTGTGAAGACCGGCTCCTGA
- a CDS encoding potassium channel family protein produces the protein MPRLDHDAKMRLARARDEMRDPFLTALTGLLIVLIFVIIPLHAAGTISVHGYGFFLVILLAACILVQSRQLTLVIVISIGVSLVVASIVGRVRVESNFDLYLEASGWLLIELALIWVVAGAVFAPGRVTYHRINGAVLLYLTIGLAFAGFFTFVGLLAPQGFSGLTIAKDPALSSNLIYFSFVTLTSIGYGDIVPVHPMARALCNVEGIIGQLYPATLLARLVTLEIQGRANLR, from the coding sequence ATGCCCAGACTCGATCACGACGCCAAAATGCGACTTGCCCGCGCCCGCGACGAGATGCGGGATCCGTTTCTCACGGCGCTGACCGGGCTGTTGATCGTTCTGATTTTCGTCATCATTCCCCTCCACGCGGCGGGGACAATATCAGTCCATGGTTACGGATTCTTCCTCGTGATTTTGCTGGCGGCCTGCATCCTTGTGCAGTCGAGACAGCTCACTTTAGTAATCGTCATATCGATCGGGGTTAGCTTGGTTGTCGCCTCCATTGTGGGGCGCGTCCGCGTCGAATCAAATTTCGATCTATATCTTGAGGCTAGCGGTTGGCTGCTGATCGAACTCGCGTTGATCTGGGTGGTCGCCGGAGCGGTTTTTGCACCTGGTCGAGTGACCTATCACCGCATCAATGGCGCCGTTCTGCTGTATCTGACCATCGGGCTGGCTTTCGCGGGGTTCTTCACTTTCGTTGGCTTGCTGGCCCCCCAAGGCTTTTCGGGCCTGACCATAGCCAAGGATCCAGCGCTCTCGAGCAATCTGATCTATTTCAGCTTCGTGACCCTGACTTCAATCGGCTATGGTGATATCGTCCCGGTGCATCCGATGGCGCGCGCGCTCTGCAATGTTGAAGGCATTATCGGGCAGCTTTATCCCGCGACCTTGCTCGCGCGGCTCGTCACGCTCGAAATTCAGGGCCGCGCAAATCTGCGCTGA
- the opgC gene encoding OpgC domain-containing protein yields MRSPNEIDFWRGFALLTIFFNHIPGLYFERFTYRNISLSDSAELFVFLAGWALRKLVDGPAAGLSAGLLVLRIEGRALNVYIAQTVITEIAIALLAASSLFFDAPFLLDWHNASAVFADPVRAHIGLVLLTHQLGYFNILPLYVVLMFAAPLVALTQRLGSWLLLAISFAIYLFVLVFGVNLPTWPVEGTWFFNPFSWQVIYVLGFVLAGEDGLGALARRHRKLLRLLAIPVILLGGAAAMTGFSPDPIAVPAPKLLFMFDKTFLSPARLIHSLALTALFAGSFAMISLWLPRPSIFLSMLGRNSLNVFCAASLLSLAGQIFRFVYGGRVATDAIIVILGVSIMGLVAWASEWRERTRAASANESRSPSSSAIAPS; encoded by the coding sequence ATGCGCTCACCAAACGAAATCGACTTCTGGCGCGGCTTCGCTCTCCTCACGATCTTCTTCAATCATATTCCGGGGCTTTATTTCGAGCGGTTCACCTACCGCAACATCTCGCTTTCGGACTCCGCCGAACTCTTTGTGTTTCTCGCCGGTTGGGCCTTGCGCAAATTGGTCGATGGTCCGGCGGCCGGGCTGTCCGCAGGTTTGCTGGTTCTGCGGATCGAAGGGCGCGCGCTAAATGTTTATATCGCGCAGACCGTCATCACCGAGATCGCCATTGCGCTTCTGGCGGCCTCCTCGCTCTTTTTCGACGCCCCGTTTCTGCTTGACTGGCACAATGCCTCCGCGGTCTTCGCCGATCCTGTCAGGGCTCACATCGGTCTCGTGCTGCTGACGCATCAGCTCGGCTATTTCAATATCCTGCCGCTTTATGTCGTGCTGATGTTCGCCGCCCCGCTGGTCGCCCTGACGCAGCGCCTCGGGAGCTGGCTTCTGCTGGCCATCTCGTTCGCGATCTATCTTTTCGTCCTTGTATTCGGCGTGAATTTGCCGACCTGGCCAGTTGAGGGAACCTGGTTCTTCAATCCGTTCTCCTGGCAGGTCATCTATGTGCTGGGTTTTGTCCTTGCTGGGGAAGACGGTCTGGGAGCTTTGGCGCGGCGGCATCGCAAGCTGCTGCGGCTTCTCGCGATCCCCGTCATCCTGCTTGGAGGCGCCGCGGCGATGACCGGGTTCTCGCCTGATCCGATCGCCGTGCCCGCCCCAAAGCTTCTGTTCATGTTCGACAAAACGTTCCTGTCTCCGGCCCGACTCATCCACAGCCTGGCCTTGACGGCGCTTTTTGCGGGCTCCTTCGCTATGATCAGTCTATGGCTGCCGCGCCCCTCGATTTTTTTGTCCATGCTCGGGCGTAATTCGTTGAATGTCTTCTGCGCCGCGTCCCTGCTCAGCCTCGCCGGTCAGATCTTCCGCTTCGTTTACGGCGGGCGCGTTGCAACCGACGCAATCATCGTTATCTTGGGCGTCTCGATAATGGGTCTTGTCGCATGGGCATCCGAATGGCGCGAAAGAACGCGGGCAGCCTCGGCCAACGAGTCGCGCTCGCCCTCGTCTTCGGCTATTGCGCCATCTTGA
- a CDS encoding formate/nitrite transporter family protein: MKEKASDQNERNSLSPAAGLKELSHAERAAINEQSHANAALIHETIRAEGESELKRTVLALLLSGFAAGLSMGFSLVVQGVLQANLPDAPWRPLIASFGYTVGFLIVVLGRQQLFTENTLTPILPLLHNRNGQTLARVLRLWSLVLLANIAATWTFAFVLAHSSVFETGVEKAFSDIGAQVFRGFFGATFIRSVFAGWLIALMVWILPAVGSARPFIIIIITYVVSIAGLSHLIAGSVDAFYAVETGEASWSDYAMRFFLPTFIGNVVGGVALVAGLNYGQVAPQLRDPSPEAGKTKT, translated from the coding sequence ATGAAAGAGAAAGCGTCCGATCAGAACGAAAGAAACAGCCTCAGCCCAGCGGCGGGGCTGAAGGAGCTCTCCCATGCCGAGAGAGCCGCCATCAATGAACAGAGCCACGCCAATGCAGCGCTTATTCACGAAACAATTCGTGCGGAGGGCGAAAGCGAACTCAAGCGCACCGTATTGGCGCTGTTGCTGTCGGGATTTGCGGCAGGCCTTTCCATGGGCTTCTCTTTGGTCGTGCAGGGCGTTTTGCAAGCGAACCTGCCGGATGCGCCATGGCGGCCCTTGATCGCGTCGTTTGGTTATACAGTCGGCTTTTTGATTGTCGTGCTCGGTCGGCAGCAGCTGTTCACCGAAAATACGCTGACTCCGATCCTACCCTTGCTGCACAATAGAAATGGTCAAACTTTAGCAAGAGTGCTGCGGCTCTGGTCGCTGGTGCTGTTGGCGAATATTGCCGCCACTTGGACCTTCGCTTTTGTTCTGGCCCACTCTTCGGTGTTCGAGACAGGGGTTGAAAAGGCCTTTTCAGACATCGGCGCCCAGGTTTTTCGGGGTTTCTTTGGCGCGACGTTCATAAGGTCCGTCTTCGCCGGCTGGCTGATCGCGTTGATGGTGTGGATTCTGCCTGCCGTTGGGTCGGCGAGGCCATTTATTATCATCATCATAACTTATGTGGTGTCGATCGCGGGTCTGTCGCATCTCATCGCCGGATCAGTCGATGCCTTTTACGCCGTCGAAACGGGGGAAGCGTCTTGGTCGGATTATGCCATGCGATTCTTTCTGCCCACATTCATTGGCAATGTCGTTGGCGGCGTCGCGCTCGTCGCCGGCTTGAATTACGGACAGGTTGCGCCGCAGCTCCGCGATCCATCGCCCGAGGCCGGCAAGACCAAGACGTAA
- a CDS encoding c-type cytochrome, with product MKYRMKSGGRTLPTATAGVLIAAALQLGGASAQEAGAARPQDACVGDAGGITLPRGFCATVFADNIGHARQLVVAPNGVVYVNTWSGRYYKNDNPPAGGFLVALKDTKGDGHADVTARFGESFAEGSHGGTGIGLYKDGLYAEVNDRIIRFALSAGDVAPKGKAETIVSGMPVTGDHPMHPFIIDQDGNILVDLGSATNACEEKNRMPQSPGNEPCKEQETRGGVWRYDANKTGQQFSPAERYATGIRNGEGFSSDAAGRIFVTQHGRDQLYEDWHQFFTAQQGQDLPAEEVVQLVRGGDYGWPKCYFDNSQQKLVLAPEYGGDGGKKVGACSEKKGPAAVFPGHWAPNDLKFYNGKDFPAAYRGGAFIAFHGSWNRAPGPQGGYNVVFQPFADGKASGPYAVFADGFAGAVKEPGRATYRPSGLAVGLDGALYITDDVLGRIWRVTYKGAPNAAVEAAPAPVVAASTSAGALPPEGVHPDAGLPTPPGATKEQVALGGRIFLGEVGGATCAGCHGTDAKGTPVGADLTSGKWLWSDGSLEGITKTIVNGVPEPKEHNGAMPPMGGVELSQAEIAATAAYVWALGHQNAP from the coding sequence ATGAAATATCGCATGAAGAGTGGCGGGCGTACTTTGCCGACTGCGACGGCTGGCGTCCTGATCGCCGCCGCTCTGCAGCTGGGCGGCGCATCCGCGCAAGAGGCTGGCGCGGCGCGTCCGCAGGATGCTTGCGTCGGCGACGCCGGCGGCATCACCTTGCCGCGCGGTTTCTGCGCGACGGTGTTCGCGGATAATATCGGTCATGCCCGACAGCTCGTGGTCGCGCCGAACGGCGTCGTCTACGTCAACACTTGGAGCGGTCGCTATTACAAAAATGACAATCCGCCGGCTGGGGGATTTTTAGTCGCTCTCAAGGACACCAAGGGCGATGGCCACGCCGACGTGACTGCCCGCTTCGGGGAGTCGTTCGCCGAGGGAAGCCACGGCGGGACGGGCATTGGCCTTTATAAGGATGGCCTCTACGCCGAAGTCAATGATCGCATCATTCGCTTCGCCTTGTCGGCCGGCGACGTCGCTCCCAAAGGCAAAGCGGAAACGATCGTCTCCGGCATGCCGGTTACCGGCGATCATCCCATGCATCCTTTCATCATCGATCAGGATGGTAATATTTTGGTCGATCTAGGCTCCGCGACGAACGCCTGCGAGGAAAAGAACCGCATGCCGCAGTCGCCTGGAAACGAGCCATGCAAGGAACAAGAAACGCGCGGCGGCGTCTGGCGCTACGACGCGAATAAGACCGGCCAGCAATTCTCGCCCGCGGAACGCTATGCAACGGGCATTCGCAACGGCGAAGGCTTCTCCTCCGACGCGGCAGGGCGGATCTTCGTGACGCAGCACGGCCGCGATCAACTCTATGAAGACTGGCACCAGTTCTTCACCGCTCAACAGGGTCAAGACCTTCCCGCGGAGGAAGTGGTTCAGCTGGTGCGCGGCGGCGATTACGGATGGCCGAAGTGCTATTTCGACAATAGCCAGCAGAAGCTAGTGCTCGCTCCGGAATATGGCGGCGACGGCGGCAAGAAGGTCGGCGCTTGCTCAGAGAAAAAAGGGCCCGCAGCGGTGTTTCCGGGGCACTGGGCGCCAAACGATCTGAAATTTTATAATGGCAAAGACTTTCCGGCCGCCTACCGGGGCGGAGCCTTCATCGCCTTCCACGGTTCGTGGAATCGGGCGCCGGGTCCCCAGGGCGGCTACAACGTAGTCTTCCAGCCCTTCGCCGACGGCAAGGCCTCTGGTCCTTACGCGGTCTTCGCCGATGGCTTCGCGGGAGCCGTAAAGGAGCCTGGAAGGGCTACCTACCGGCCATCGGGTCTCGCTGTGGGACTGGACGGCGCGCTCTACATCACAGACGATGTGCTCGGGCGCATTTGGCGCGTAACCTATAAAGGCGCCCCCAACGCCGCCGTCGAGGCGGCCCCAGCGCCTGTCGTAGCCGCTTCGACCTCGGCTGGCGCCTTGCCGCCGGAAGGCGTTCATCCGGACGCCGGCCTCCCGACGCCTCCAGGCGCGACCAAGGAGCAGGTTGCGCTGGGCGGCCGCATCTTCCTCGGCGAGGTCGGCGGCGCAACATGCGCCGGCTGTCATGGAACGGACGCCAAGGGCACCCCGGTGGGAGCCGATCTCACCAGCGGCAAGTGGCTGTGGAGCGATGGAAGCCTTGAGGGCATCACAAAGACGATCGTCAACGGAGTTCCGGAGCCGAAGGAGCACAATGGCGCTATGCCGCCGATGGGAGGCGTAGAGCTCTCTCAGGCCGAGATAGCCGCCACGGCTGCCTATGTTTGGGCTCTGGGTCACCAGAACGCGCCTTGA
- the rsmA gene encoding 16S rRNA (adenine(1518)-N(6)/adenine(1519)-N(6))-dimethyltransferase RsmA produces MPGQLDDLPPLREVVAAHGLDAKKALGQNFLFDLNLTARIARAAAPLSDATIVEIGPGPGGLTRALLAEGARKIIAIERDERCLAALAEIAARYPGRLEIIAGDALDIDLGALIGDERPARICANLPYNVATALLTRWVESEPWPPWFDRMTLMFQREVAERIVASPAQRAAYGRLAVLCNWRCETRILFDISPAAFTPAPKVTSTLVELKPRSAPLPCEGKLLSEVTQVAFGQRRKMLRQSLKSLGSGDVAALLAEAKIEPTARAEEIDVAGFAALARALQARRPTATISARPPHG; encoded by the coding sequence ATGCCCGGCCAGTTAGACGATCTGCCGCCCCTGCGCGAGGTCGTCGCCGCGCATGGTCTCGACGCAAAGAAAGCTCTGGGGCAGAATTTCCTCTTCGATCTCAATCTCACCGCCCGCATCGCGCGCGCCGCGGCGCCGCTCAGCGACGCCACAATCGTCGAGATCGGTCCTGGCCCCGGCGGATTGACGCGCGCGCTATTGGCGGAAGGCGCGAGAAAGATCATCGCCATCGAACGCGATGAGCGTTGCCTCGCGGCGCTTGCGGAGATCGCCGCGCGCTATCCCGGCCGCCTCGAGATCATAGCCGGCGACGCGCTCGACATCGATCTTGGCGCCCTCATCGGCGACGAGCGTCCGGCGCGGATTTGCGCCAACCTGCCCTATAACGTCGCCACCGCTTTGCTAACCCGCTGGGTCGAGAGCGAGCCCTGGCCGCCATGGTTCGACCGCATGACGCTGATGTTTCAGCGGGAGGTGGCCGAGCGCATCGTCGCCAGCCCGGCGCAGCGCGCCGCATATGGTCGGCTTGCGGTCCTCTGCAATTGGCGTTGCGAAACGCGGATACTTTTCGACATTTCGCCGGCCGCCTTTACGCCGGCGCCCAAAGTCACCTCGACCTTGGTCGAACTGAAACCCCGTTCGGCGCCGCTGCCCTGCGAGGGGAAGCTCCTGTCGGAGGTAACGCAGGTGGCGTTTGGACAGAGGCGCAAAATGCTGCGCCAATCCCTGAAATCATTAGGCTCCGGCGACGTCGCGGCGCTTCTCGCTGAAGCCAAAATCGAGCCCACGGCGCGCGCCGAGGAAATCGATGTCGCCGGTTTTGCAGCTCTTGCGCGCGCGCTTCAGGCGCGGCGACCGACGGCGACGATTTCTGCGCGTCCGCCCCATGGATAG
- the pdxA gene encoding 4-hydroxythreonine-4-phosphate dehydrogenase PdxA → MAKRGGSVGAKEEILLALTRGDPSGVGPELALKAWTATHADPEAPPFLIAAEPGHLAALAHRLRLAVPIEPIHAASEAAALFRRALPVLASQHTVAGEPGAPDPSDAAGTIASIESCVKLLQAGEASAIVTNPIAKEVLYRAGFRHPGHTEFLGELAGRLFGQKAQAVMLLWSPELAVVPATIHVALSAVPALLTRALLVETGLIVAHDFTQRFGVAHPRLAFTGLNPHAGEGGAMGREEIDIIAPSLAELAAAGVKVSGPHPADTLFHAAARKNYDVAIAMYHDQALIPIKTLAFAHAVNVTLGLPFIRTSPDHGTAFDIAGKGIADPTSLIAALNLAGRLARQCPAS, encoded by the coding sequence ATGGCGAAACGGGGCGGCTCGGTCGGCGCCAAAGAAGAGATTCTCCTCGCCTTGACCCGAGGCGATCCGTCCGGCGTTGGCCCCGAACTCGCGCTGAAAGCTTGGACTGCGACCCACGCGGATCCCGAGGCGCCGCCCTTCCTGATTGCCGCCGAGCCGGGGCATCTTGCGGCGCTGGCGCATCGCCTGCGGCTCGCCGTTCCGATTGAGCCGATCCACGCGGCATCGGAGGCGGCGGCCTTGTTTCGCCGCGCCCTGCCGGTTCTGGCATCGCAGCATACCGTCGCAGGCGAGCCCGGCGCACCTGATCCGAGCGACGCCGCCGGCACGATCGCCTCAATCGAGTCCTGCGTAAAGCTCCTTCAAGCCGGCGAAGCCTCGGCGATCGTCACCAATCCGATCGCCAAAGAGGTTCTTTATCGGGCTGGCTTTCGACATCCGGGCCATACGGAATTTCTCGGCGAATTGGCTGGGCGTCTTTTTGGCCAAAAGGCCCAGGCCGTGATGCTGCTGTGGTCACCAGAACTTGCCGTCGTCCCGGCCACCATCCATGTTGCGCTCAGCGCTGTCCCCGCGCTTTTGACCCGCGCGCTTCTCGTCGAGACAGGGCTCATCGTCGCGCACGATTTCACCCAGCGCTTTGGCGTCGCACATCCGCGCCTCGCCTTCACCGGCCTCAATCCCCACGCCGGCGAAGGCGGAGCCATGGGTCGCGAAGAGATCGACATCATCGCTCCCTCTCTCGCCGAGCTGGCGGCGGCCGGGGTCAAGGTCAGCGGGCCGCATCCGGCGGACACTTTATTCCACGCCGCTGCGCGCAAAAACTATGACGTTGCCATCGCGATGTATCACGATCAGGCGCTGATTCCAATCAAGACCTTAGCTTTCGCCCATGCCGTCAACGTCACTTTGGGTCTGCCCTTCATTCGCACATCTCCCGATCACGGCACGGCTTTCGACATCGCCGGCAAAGGGATCGCAGACCCGACAAGCCTCATAGCTGCGCTAAATCTCGCCGGCCGGTTGGCGCGCCAATGCCCGGCCAGTTAG
- a CDS encoding NAD(P)H-hydrate dehydratase, which translates to MSLASSHSELLTNAEMAEADRLTIAAGAPGSFLMEHAGAAVAREAASLAPPQGRVAVLCGPGNNGGDGFVAARLLKAKGFSITLGLLGEAESLRGDAASAAKAWDGDILPIDALDLEAADLAIDALFGAGLARDLDGLASATVTRLNEWSKTRRKPILAIDVPSGIDGSSGQVRGVAVRARCTITFFRRKPGHLLLPGRVHCGETVVADIGIADAALEVIKPKALANEPGAWGRLFPIPRVDGHKYSRGHAVVLSGGLAHTGAARLAARGALRAGAGLVTVATPKEALAVHAAALTAIMTAICDGPDELAAILKDRRKNALVIGPGLGVGEATRKMALTALRIGAEAADPRAVILDADALSSFAGRAFGLAQAIKVSHAPVIMTPHDGEFARLFGDLTADHEDEWRELEPNAEVLHASFHGLRSASKLERTRAAAALSGAVVLLKGPDTVVAEPQGRATIDETSPPWLATAGSGDVLAGMIAGLCAQAMPPFEAASAAVWLHGAAAREFGPGLVAEDIPENLPPVLRALFEAFDPAAL; encoded by the coding sequence ATGTCGCTAGCGTCCTCCCACTCCGAACTTTTGACAAATGCGGAAATGGCCGAAGCCGACAGGCTGACCATCGCCGCCGGCGCGCCGGGATCTTTCCTAATGGAGCACGCGGGCGCGGCGGTCGCCCGCGAGGCAGCGTCGCTAGCCCCCCCGCAGGGGCGCGTCGCGGTCCTATGTGGGCCCGGCAATAATGGCGGCGATGGTTTTGTCGCAGCGCGCCTTCTGAAGGCGAAGGGCTTTTCGATCACGCTCGGATTGCTTGGCGAGGCCGAGAGCTTGCGCGGCGATGCGGCTTCGGCCGCCAAAGCCTGGGACGGCGATATTTTGCCGATCGACGCCCTCGATCTGGAAGCCGCTGATCTGGCCATTGACGCGCTGTTTGGCGCGGGACTCGCCCGCGATCTCGATGGCCTCGCCAGCGCGACGGTCACGCGCCTCAATGAATGGTCGAAGACGCGAAGAAAACCCATCCTCGCGATCGACGTTCCTTCTGGAATCGACGGATCCAGCGGGCAGGTTCGCGGAGTTGCCGTCCGGGCGCGGTGCACAATCACTTTCTTTCGCCGAAAGCCGGGCCATCTGCTGCTGCCGGGGCGCGTCCATTGCGGCGAAACGGTCGTCGCCGATATTGGCATAGCGGATGCAGCGCTCGAGGTCATCAAGCCGAAAGCCCTGGCCAATGAGCCGGGCGCCTGGGGCCGTCTTTTCCCGATTCCGCGCGTTGACGGCCACAAATATTCGCGCGGCCACGCCGTCGTCCTCTCGGGCGGCCTGGCGCATACCGGCGCCGCCCGGCTTGCAGCGCGAGGCGCCTTGCGCGCTGGGGCGGGCCTTGTCACCGTGGCGACTCCAAAGGAGGCGCTCGCGGTCCATGCGGCGGCGCTAACCGCCATTATGACCGCAATTTGCGATGGACCGGATGAGCTTGCCGCCATTTTGAAAGATCGCCGCAAAAATGCGCTCGTCATCGGCCCAGGTCTTGGCGTCGGAGAAGCGACGAGGAAGATGGCTCTGACGGCGCTTCGGATTGGCGCGGAGGCGGCAGATCCCCGCGCGGTCATCCTTGACGCTGACGCCCTCTCCAGTTTTGCCGGGCGCGCCTTCGGCCTTGCGCAAGCTATCAAGGTCTCCCACGCCCCCGTCATCATGACGCCCCATGACGGAGAATTCGCCCGGCTGTTTGGCGATTTGACTGCCGATCACGAAGATGAATGGAGGGAACTGGAGCCAAACGCTGAGGTTCTGCATGCGTCGTTTCATGGCTTGCGCTCCGCCTCAAAACTCGAGCGGACCCGCGCGGCTGCGGCCTTGAGCGGCGCCGTCGTTCTCTTGAAGGGGCCAGATACCGTTGTCGCAGAACCTCAGGGCCGCGCAACCATTGACGAGACGTCGCCGCCCTGGCTTGCCACAGCAGGTTCAGGCGATGTGCTGGCCGGCATGATCGCAGGCCTCTGCGCCCAAGCCATGCCGCCGTTTGAGGCCGCCTCAGCGGCGGTCTGGCTGCATGGCGCCGCCGCCCGCGAGTTTGGTCCTGGATTGGTGGCGGAGGATATTCCGGAAAACCTGCCGCCGGTGCTGCGGGCTCTTTTCGAAGCTTTCGATCCGGCTGCCCTCTAA
- a CDS encoding SGNH/GDSL hydrolase family protein, with protein MNLHAEDSAARPITAPPLSPSCDVPAIDIAAPATLPNVAAVLQKRQVVRILAIGSSSTEGIGASGIGKSYPSQLEAILEHALKGVDFQITNRGIPGEVAENTAERIRSEVALQKPDLVLWQLGTNDALARVPPNDFEATVESTIRWLKDNGIDVVLVGLQYTPRLARDANYAAIRETLKTIAAQENILYVSRYDAMQFIAQTRANLQLMSRDNFHLNDLGYQCMAEHVAHAVIVSLFVKRVRPAQN; from the coding sequence TTGAATCTTCACGCCGAGGACAGCGCCGCGCGTCCAATTACGGCGCCGCCGCTCAGCCCGTCCTGCGATGTGCCGGCGATCGATATCGCAGCTCCCGCGACGCTCCCCAATGTCGCCGCCGTGCTGCAAAAGCGCCAGGTGGTGCGCATCCTCGCGATCGGCTCTTCCTCCACCGAAGGGATCGGAGCCTCGGGCATCGGCAAAAGCTACCCCTCCCAATTGGAGGCGATCCTCGAACATGCGCTCAAAGGGGTCGACTTCCAGATTACTAATCGAGGGATCCCGGGCGAGGTCGCCGAGAACACGGCCGAGCGCATCCGAAGCGAAGTCGCCCTGCAAAAGCCCGATCTGGTGCTGTGGCAACTTGGAACCAATGACGCGCTCGCCCGCGTTCCGCCAAATGATTTTGAAGCGACCGTCGAGTCGACGATTCGCTGGCTGAAGGACAATGGAATTGATGTTGTTCTCGTTGGGCTGCAATACACGCCGCGCCTCGCCCGCGATGCAAATTACGCGGCGATACGCGAAACGTTGAAGACGATCGCGGCGCAGGAAAATATTCTCTATGTCAGCCGCTACGACGCCATGCAGTTTATCGCTCAGACGCGGGCGAACTTGCAGTTGATGTCACGCGACAATTTCCATCTGAACGATCTCGGCTACCAATGCATGGCGGAACATGTCGCCCATGCGGTCATCGTCAGCCTTTTCGTAAAGAGGGTGCGGCCCGCGCAGAATTAA